Proteins encoded together in one Streptomyces sp. NBC_01408 window:
- a CDS encoding PIG-L deacetylase family protein, with protein sequence MTEHLDQPAPLEPMPTDWQRALAVVAHPDDLEYGCAAAIADWTDGGREVVYLLATRGEAGIDSIAPAECATLREAEQRASAAVVGVSEVEFLDYRDGVVEYGLDLRRDIAAAIRRHRPELVITLNHRDTWGGANGGGAWNTPDHKAVGRATLDAAGDAGNRWIFPELISEQGLEPWDGVRWVAVSGSITPTHAADAGPGLERSVKSLLEHKAYIDVLTDQDPEEYVRTFLTGYAQQTAPRFGGRPAVPFEVFPR encoded by the coding sequence ATGACCGAACACCTTGACCAGCCCGCTCCCTTGGAGCCCATGCCCACCGACTGGCAGCGCGCCCTCGCCGTGGTGGCGCACCCCGACGACCTCGAATACGGCTGCGCGGCCGCGATCGCCGACTGGACGGACGGCGGCCGTGAGGTCGTCTACCTCCTCGCCACGCGCGGGGAGGCGGGCATCGACAGCATCGCCCCGGCCGAATGCGCCACGCTGCGCGAGGCGGAGCAGCGCGCGAGCGCGGCCGTCGTCGGCGTGTCCGAGGTGGAGTTCCTCGACTACCGCGACGGGGTCGTCGAGTACGGCCTCGACCTGCGCCGCGACATCGCCGCTGCCATCCGCCGGCACCGCCCCGAGCTCGTCATCACCCTCAACCACCGGGACACGTGGGGCGGGGCGAACGGCGGCGGAGCCTGGAACACGCCCGACCACAAGGCCGTCGGCCGGGCCACCCTGGACGCGGCGGGCGACGCGGGCAACCGGTGGATCTTCCCCGAGCTCATCTCGGAGCAGGGCCTGGAGCCGTGGGACGGGGTGCGCTGGGTCGCGGTGTCCGGTTCCATCACGCCGACGCACGCGGCCGACGCCGGTCCCGGCCTGGAGCGGTCGGTGAAGTCCCTGCTGGAGCACAAGGCGTACATCGACGTCCTGACGGACCAGGACCCCGAGGAGTACGTCCGCACCTTCCTCACCGGCTACGCCCAGCAGACCGCGCCCCGGTTCGGCGGCCGCCCGGCGGTCCCGTTCGAGGTCTTCCCCCGCTGA
- a CDS encoding SDR family oxidoreductase has product MENPPRGLPAPPPPGAAALPPGSYAGQVVLVTGGGTGLGKAIAAEFARLGADVVIASRRSEQLEAAREELAAVPGAGRVAAAVCDIRDPERVAEVFDAAEAALGLPDVLVNNAAANFPCPAEDLSPNAWRAVVDITLTGTWFMTREFGRRHLAAGTPGSIVNIGASYAWTGGPGFAHSAAAKAGVKSLVETLAVEWGPYGIQINGLVPGLFPHADMTEDIRGGLERAAPGARDSRQPALRVGAPHELGWAATFLASPYARFVTGHTLVVDGANWQRRTVVSPEVVPVREQLGRGPFGS; this is encoded by the coding sequence ATGGAGAACCCTCCGCGCGGTCTGCCCGCGCCGCCGCCGCCCGGCGCCGCCGCCCTGCCTCCCGGCTCGTACGCGGGGCAGGTGGTCCTCGTGACCGGCGGCGGCACCGGGCTGGGCAAGGCCATCGCCGCCGAGTTCGCCCGGCTCGGCGCCGATGTCGTGATCGCGAGCCGCCGCTCCGAGCAGCTGGAGGCGGCGCGCGAGGAGCTGGCGGCCGTCCCCGGCGCGGGCCGGGTGGCGGCGGCCGTCTGCGACATCAGGGACCCCGAGCGGGTCGCGGAGGTCTTCGACGCGGCCGAGGCGGCGCTGGGCCTGCCGGACGTCCTGGTCAACAACGCGGCCGCCAACTTCCCCTGCCCGGCCGAAGACCTGTCGCCCAACGCCTGGCGGGCGGTGGTGGACATCACCCTGACCGGCACCTGGTTCATGACCCGCGAGTTCGGCCGCCGCCACCTCGCCGCGGGCACTCCCGGGTCGATCGTGAACATCGGCGCCTCGTACGCCTGGACGGGCGGGCCCGGCTTCGCCCACAGCGCGGCGGCCAAGGCCGGGGTGAAGAGCCTGGTGGAGACGCTCGCCGTGGAGTGGGGCCCGTACGGCATCCAGATCAACGGGCTCGTCCCCGGGCTGTTCCCGCACGCCGACATGACCGAGGACATCCGGGGTGGCCTGGAGCGCGCCGCACCCGGCGCCCGGGACTCCCGGCAGCCCGCCCTGCGGGTCGGCGCGCCGCACGAACTGGGCTGGGCCGCCACCTTCCTGGCCTCGCCGTACGCCCGCTTCGTGACCGGGCACACCCTGGTGGTCGACGGGGCGAACTGGCAGCGGCGGACGGTGGTCAGCCCGGAAGTCGTCCCGGTGCGCGAGCAGTTGGGGCGCGGCCCGTTCGGTTCCTGA
- a CDS encoding S-(hydroxymethyl)mycothiol dehydrogenase produces the protein MTHRVRGVIARSKGAPVETTTILVPDPGPGEALVRVQACGVCHTDLHYREGGINDEFPFLLGHEAAGIVESVGPDVTSVAPGDFVVLNWRAVCGTCRACKRGRPWYCFATHNATQSMTLEDGTKLSPALGIGAFAEKTLVAAGQCTKVDPAAAPGAAGLLGCGVMAGLGAALNTGNVGRGDSVAVIGCGGVGNAAVAGARLAGASKIIAVDLDDRKLEWARGLGATHTVNGRTEDVVKAVQALTDGNGADVVIDAVGRPETYRQAFYARDLAGTVVLVGVPTPEMKLELPLLDVFGRGGALKSSWYGDCLPERDFPLLIDLYLQGRLDLDAFVSETIPLDGVEAAFARMERGEVLRSVVEF, from the coding sequence GTGACGCATCGCGTACGAGGGGTCATTGCCCGGAGCAAGGGTGCACCGGTGGAGACGACGACGATCCTCGTGCCCGACCCGGGACCCGGCGAGGCGCTGGTACGGGTCCAGGCCTGCGGGGTCTGCCACACCGACCTGCACTACCGCGAGGGCGGGATCAACGACGAGTTCCCCTTCCTGCTCGGCCACGAAGCCGCAGGGATCGTGGAATCGGTCGGCCCGGACGTCACCTCCGTGGCCCCCGGTGACTTCGTCGTCCTCAACTGGCGGGCGGTGTGCGGCACCTGCCGGGCCTGCAAGCGGGGACGCCCCTGGTACTGCTTCGCCACGCACAACGCCACCCAGTCCATGACCCTGGAGGACGGCACCAAGCTCTCCCCGGCGCTGGGCATCGGCGCCTTCGCCGAGAAGACCCTGGTCGCGGCCGGCCAGTGCACCAAGGTGGACCCGGCCGCCGCCCCCGGCGCCGCCGGACTCCTCGGCTGCGGGGTGATGGCCGGCCTCGGCGCGGCCCTGAACACCGGCAACGTCGGCCGGGGCGACTCCGTAGCCGTCATCGGCTGCGGGGGAGTGGGCAACGCGGCCGTGGCGGGAGCCCGGCTGGCGGGCGCCTCGAAGATCATCGCGGTGGACCTGGACGACCGGAAGCTGGAATGGGCCCGCGGCCTGGGCGCCACGCACACCGTCAACGGCCGTACGGAGGACGTGGTCAAGGCCGTCCAGGCGCTCACCGACGGCAACGGCGCGGACGTGGTCATCGACGCGGTGGGCCGCCCCGAGACCTACCGCCAGGCGTTCTACGCGCGCGACCTCGCCGGGACCGTGGTCCTGGTCGGGGTGCCCACGCCGGAGATGAAGCTCGAACTGCCGCTCCTCGACGTCTTCGGCCGCGGCGGCGCCCTGAAGTCCTCCTGGTACGGGGACTGCCTGCCCGAGCGGGACTTCCCGCTCCTCATCGACCTCTACCTGCAGGGCCGTCTCGACCTGGACGCATTCGTCTCCGAGACCATCCCCCTCGACGGGGTCGAGGCCGCGTTCGCCCGGATGGAACGGGGCGAGGTGCTCCGCTCGGTCGTGGAGTTCTGA
- a CDS encoding LysR family transcriptional regulator, whose product MLDVRRLRLLRELAHRGTIAAVAQALAFSPSAVSQQLGVLEREAGLPLLERTGRRVRLTPAGQNLVRHAEAVLERLEQADADLAEARSGLAGVLRIGSFPTATRAIVPAALTGLARRHPALEPMVSETDPAAVANALRAGDLDVALVHEYDFVPAPREPGLTAEPLYTEAMYLAAPAARTPGRPGPEPERRPAPHPEPGPDQGAVLRVHADAPWITATPGTLCHAMTVRACQAAGFAPRVRHQVDEFATVLALVAAGQGVAVVPQLGLSGHEDLDVRLTRLPMARRTRIAFRSGAAAHPAVAAFGAALRAAVPSELAGSRASE is encoded by the coding sequence ATGCTCGACGTCCGACGCCTGCGTCTGCTCCGTGAACTCGCCCACCGCGGGACCATCGCCGCCGTGGCCCAGGCCCTCGCCTTCAGCCCTTCGGCGGTGTCCCAGCAACTCGGCGTCCTCGAACGCGAGGCCGGCCTGCCGCTGCTGGAGCGCACCGGCCGCCGGGTCCGGCTCACCCCGGCCGGACAGAACCTCGTCCGGCACGCCGAGGCCGTTCTCGAACGCCTCGAACAGGCCGATGCCGACCTCGCGGAGGCGCGCAGCGGCCTGGCCGGCGTCCTGCGGATCGGCTCCTTCCCCACCGCCACCCGGGCCATCGTCCCGGCCGCCCTGACCGGCCTCGCGCGGCGTCACCCCGCGCTGGAGCCGATGGTCTCGGAGACCGACCCGGCGGCGGTCGCGAACGCCCTGCGGGCCGGGGACCTGGACGTGGCCCTGGTCCACGAGTACGACTTCGTCCCCGCGCCCCGTGAGCCGGGGTTGACGGCCGAGCCGCTGTACACGGAGGCGATGTACCTGGCCGCGCCCGCGGCGCGGACTCCCGGCCGCCCCGGACCCGAGCCCGAGCGCCGCCCCGCACCGCACCCCGAGCCCGGCCCCGACCAGGGCGCGGTACTCCGCGTCCATGCGGACGCCCCGTGGATCACGGCCACGCCCGGCACCCTCTGCCACGCCATGACCGTACGGGCCTGCCAGGCAGCCGGGTTCGCGCCCAGGGTCCGCCACCAGGTCGACGAGTTCGCCACCGTCCTCGCCCTGGTGGCGGCCGGCCAGGGCGTGGCCGTCGTCCCGCAGCTCGGCCTTTCCGGCCACGAGGACCTGGACGTCCGCCTGACCCGCCTCCCCATGGCGCGCCGCACCCGGATCGCCTTCCGCAGCGGGGCCGCCGCCCACCCGGCCGTGGCCGCCTTCGGCGCGGCCCTGCGGGCCGCCGTACCGTCGGAACTGGCCGGATCGCGCGCCTCGGAGTGA
- a CDS encoding NADPH:quinone oxidoreductase family protein, translated as MQAWRVHTPGEPLEAMRLEELPEPVPGEGEVRLKVLAANVNFPDALLVRGQYQIRPPLPFTPGVEICGETEDGRRVIANPSLPHGGFAEYVTAPARALLPAPEALDDAEAAALHIGYQTGWFGLHRRARLQPGETLLVHAAAGGVGSAAVQLGKAAGATVIGVVGGKAKVRTAEELGCDLVIDRTAEDLVARVKEFTGGRGADVVYDPVGGDAYTASAKCVAFEGRIVVVGFASGTIPAPALNHALVKNYAVLGLHWGLYAAKDPAAILACHTELTRLAAEGVIKPLVSERVPLAAAADAVQRLADGTTTGRLVVVPSLDGGSR; from the coding sequence ATGCAGGCTTGGCGCGTACATACCCCCGGCGAACCCCTTGAGGCCATGCGCCTCGAGGAGCTTCCCGAACCGGTGCCCGGCGAGGGCGAGGTGAGGCTCAAGGTACTCGCCGCCAACGTCAACTTCCCCGACGCGCTGCTGGTGCGCGGGCAGTACCAGATCCGGCCCCCGCTGCCCTTCACCCCCGGGGTGGAGATCTGCGGGGAGACCGAGGACGGCCGCCGCGTCATCGCCAACCCGAGCCTGCCGCACGGCGGTTTCGCCGAGTACGTCACCGCACCCGCCCGCGCCCTGCTGCCCGCTCCGGAGGCCCTCGACGATGCCGAGGCCGCAGCCCTGCACATCGGCTACCAGACCGGATGGTTCGGCCTCCACCGCCGCGCCCGCCTCCAGCCCGGCGAGACCCTCCTCGTGCACGCCGCCGCCGGCGGGGTCGGCAGCGCAGCCGTCCAGCTCGGCAAGGCCGCCGGAGCCACCGTCATCGGGGTCGTCGGCGGAAAGGCCAAGGTGCGCACCGCCGAGGAACTCGGCTGCGACCTCGTGATCGACCGCACGGCCGAGGACCTCGTCGCCCGGGTCAAGGAGTTCACCGGCGGGCGCGGCGCCGACGTCGTCTACGACCCGGTCGGCGGCGACGCCTACACCGCCTCCGCGAAATGCGTGGCCTTCGAGGGCCGGATCGTCGTCGTCGGCTTCGCCAGCGGCACCATCCCCGCCCCCGCCCTCAACCACGCGCTGGTGAAGAACTACGCCGTCCTCGGCCTGCACTGGGGGCTGTACGCGGCCAAGGACCCCGCCGCGATCCTCGCCTGCCACACCGAACTGACCCGGCTCGCCGCCGAGGGCGTCATCAAGCCCCTCGTCAGCGAACGCGTCCCGCTCGCCGCCGCGGCCGACGCCGTGCAGCGCCTCGCCGACGGGACCACCACCGGCCGCCTGGTCGTCGTACCGTCCCTGGACGGAGGCTCCCGATGA
- a CDS encoding enoyl-CoA hydratase/isomerase family protein, whose translation MIDTITTDIAEGEERIRLEVADGVAVLTLCRPDRLNGWSWESTRQLGLLADRIRFDPAVRVVLLRAEGRAFCAGIDVNAPGGAVTGGSAAERTRNYYEGLRWVHERFAVLARLPQPVVAAVQGYCLGFGFELALMADVRVAAEDAVFALPEARLGVAVDAGGDLRIAREAGAGWAKYLALTGRRIDAATAERLHLVQLVVPGPELESTARQLAAEIAANAPLAVQGIKRAVDAYADAALPAALDRVAMTAALTLTSDDCREGYGAKAARRPPHFNGA comes from the coding sequence GTGATCGACACCATCACCACGGACATCGCGGAGGGTGAGGAGCGCATCCGGCTGGAGGTCGCGGACGGCGTCGCGGTCCTCACCCTGTGCCGACCGGACCGGCTCAACGGCTGGAGCTGGGAGTCCACCCGCCAGCTGGGCCTGCTGGCGGACCGGATCCGCTTCGACCCCGCCGTACGGGTGGTCCTGCTGAGGGCCGAGGGTCGGGCCTTCTGCGCGGGCATCGACGTGAACGCCCCCGGCGGCGCCGTCACGGGCGGATCCGCCGCCGAGCGCACCCGCAACTACTACGAGGGCCTCCGATGGGTCCACGAGCGCTTCGCGGTCCTCGCCCGGCTCCCGCAGCCGGTGGTCGCGGCCGTCCAGGGGTACTGCCTCGGCTTCGGCTTCGAACTGGCCCTGATGGCGGACGTCCGGGTGGCCGCCGAGGACGCCGTCTTCGCCCTGCCGGAGGCCCGGCTGGGCGTGGCCGTGGACGCGGGCGGAGACCTGCGCATCGCCCGCGAGGCGGGCGCGGGCTGGGCCAAGTACCTGGCCCTGACGGGCCGCCGGATCGACGCGGCGACGGCCGAGCGGCTGCACCTGGTCCAACTGGTCGTCCCGGGACCGGAGCTGGAGTCCACCGCCCGGCAGCTGGCGGCGGAGATCGCCGCGAACGCCCCGCTCGCCGTCCAGGGCATCAAGCGCGCCGTCGACGCCTACGCCGACGCGGCCCTCCCCGCGGCCCTCGACCGTGTCGCGATGACCGCCGCCCTCACCCTCACCTCGGACGACTGCCGCGAGGGCTACGGCGCGAAGGCGGCCCGCCGCCCGCCGCACTTCAACGGAGCCTGA